In a genomic window of Pseudomonas sp. TH06:
- the dacB gene encoding D-alanyl-D-alanine carboxypeptidase/D-alanyl-D-alanine-endopeptidase, protein MIKSLRPLLLAGLLLPLALPVSAATINTSLTPNVEKALKASKLQPSALSLVMVPLDGPGTPTVFNADVSVNPASTMKLVTTYAALEMLGPNHQWKTEFYTDGDLSGGILNGNLYLKGGGDPKLNMEKLWLLMRDLRANGVTQITGDLVLDRNFFVQPQLPEFNDDGNDENKPFLVKPDALLVNLKALRFVARNDGGRVLISVEPPIASIHIENTVKAVNSKQCAGGVRYNPVPQADGSVTVTVAGQLGDGCSSQTYLSLLDHATYTAGAVRAIWKELGGSIQGKDRLASTPNNAKLLARAYSPDLAEIIRDINKYSNNTMAQQLFLSLGQKFRNDADGDDAKAAQRVVRQWLARKGITAPHLVMENGSGLSRAERVSAREMAAMLQAAWHSPYAAEYISSLPIAGTDGTMRKRLKTTAMRGEAHVKTGTLNTVRAIAGFSRDVNGNTWAVVAILNDKAPFGASSVLDQVLLDLYKQPKTAQTASVL, encoded by the coding sequence ATGATCAAATCGTTGCGTCCTCTGCTTCTCGCCGGCCTTCTTCTGCCGCTGGCCCTGCCTGTTTCTGCTGCCACCATCAATACGTCCCTGACCCCCAACGTCGAAAAAGCCCTCAAGGCGAGCAAATTACAGCCCAGCGCCCTGTCGCTGGTGATGGTGCCGCTTGACGGCCCGGGCACGCCGACCGTGTTCAACGCCGACGTGTCGGTCAACCCGGCATCGACCATGAAACTGGTCACCACCTACGCGGCGCTGGAGATGCTCGGCCCCAATCATCAGTGGAAAACCGAGTTCTACACCGATGGCGACCTGAGCGGCGGCATCCTCAACGGCAACCTCTACCTCAAGGGTGGCGGCGATCCGAAGCTGAACATGGAAAAACTCTGGCTGCTGATGCGCGACCTGCGCGCCAACGGCGTGACCCAGATCACCGGTGATCTGGTGCTGGACCGCAACTTCTTCGTGCAACCGCAACTGCCCGAGTTCAACGATGACGGCAATGACGAGAACAAACCGTTCCTGGTCAAACCGGACGCGCTGCTGGTCAACCTCAAGGCCCTGCGCTTTGTTGCTCGCAATGACGGCGGCCGCGTGCTGATCTCGGTAGAGCCGCCGATTGCCAGCATCCACATCGAAAACACCGTCAAAGCCGTCAACTCCAAGCAATGCGCCGGCGGCGTGCGCTACAACCCCGTGCCGCAGGCCGATGGCAGCGTGACCGTGACAGTTGCTGGTCAGTTGGGCGACGGTTGCAGCTCGCAGACGTACCTGTCGCTGCTCGACCACGCGACCTACACCGCAGGCGCCGTTCGGGCGATCTGGAAAGAACTGGGTGGCAGCATTCAGGGCAAGGATCGTCTTGCCTCGACGCCGAATAACGCCAAACTGCTGGCGCGCGCCTACTCGCCGGATCTGGCCGAGATCATCCGCGACATCAACAAATACAGTAACAACACCATGGCCCAGCAGCTGTTCCTGAGCCTCGGGCAAAAATTCCGCAACGACGCCGACGGTGACGACGCCAAGGCAGCCCAACGCGTAGTGCGTCAGTGGCTGGCAAGGAAAGGCATTACCGCGCCGCATCTGGTGATGGAGAATGGCTCCGGCCTGTCCCGTGCCGAACGCGTCAGCGCCCGTGAGATGGCAGCCATGCTGCAAGCCGCCTGGCACAGTCCGTACGCCGCCGAATACATCAGCTCGCTGCCGATTGCCGGCACCGACGGCACCATGCGTAAACGCCTGAAGACCACCGCGATGCGCGGCGAAGCCCACGTCAAGACCGGCACCCTGAACACCGTGCGCGCGATTGCCGGCTTCAGCCGCGACGTCAACGGCAATACCTGGGCGGTGGTGGCGATCCTCAATGACAAGGCACCGTTTGGTGCGTCGTCGGTGCTGGATCAGGTGCTACTGGATCTCTACAAACAGCCGAAGACAGCACAAACCGCTTCGGTCCTCTGA
- a CDS encoding diguanylate cyclase, translating to MSLHPVRPKILGFISEEVSAWLVAMLVLLAGGILTGLLAWATLNQFQQQLRQRFQLLANERYSRIEERFQDQEQRLDGLRRFFANSESVSRAEFDGYTHPLLLRTQAYSFALRVSAAERDAFEQRVREEGLSTFTIRELNAQGELQLAGVRDEYVPVLFSQTQSRLGSPLGYDLLAQPLRRDTLQRADKRGGLAVSQPMHLVSIEPSYARGVLLVAPVMRGGQQKPFGYVMAVISMRQLLADGLPDAFHDYLSVRILDLSTNDQHEVLFESSNEPALSDLAATRLVRMADHDYQVDIAPSEAFMQANHSSVGSVIILGGLLSLLLSALLYVLVSQRQRALRLVELRTQELHEREQELRGTHGQLRGVLNAATQVAIIATDLRGVINTFNPGAEQMLGYSSADVVGHMTLENLHLPRELTTRSAELSARYGKSIPTCHAMLVEGGEVGGHEAREWTLVRSDGSHLPVNMLATPVLDEQGLWVGHLAICIDITERKRVHEALAARDVLLKKLSAHVPGGIYQFKMEFDGRFSVIYASDGIREIYELEPDVLLLNAEAIFTRIHPQDITRVRTSIRASADNLSPWREEYRVQLPERGLRWVRGEATPEELPGGGVLWHGYISDISDLKRVEEELRALSVTDSLTGIHNRRYFQERLTTEMARVERGGGELSVIMLDIDHFKRINDQYGHAVGDRVLQAVCERIGHRLRRTDVFCRLGGEEFMVLCPDIDGEHAHMLAVELWQGLRGAPVDVVGVVTASFGIASWRPGEGADSLLLRADSGVYAAKQGGRDRVEQMS from the coding sequence ATGTCGTTGCACCCCGTGCGCCCGAAGATCCTGGGTTTTATCAGCGAAGAAGTCTCGGCCTGGCTGGTCGCGATGCTGGTATTGCTCGCCGGCGGGATTCTCACGGGGCTGCTCGCCTGGGCCACCCTCAATCAATTTCAGCAACAATTGCGTCAGCGTTTTCAACTGCTGGCCAATGAACGCTACAGCCGCATCGAAGAACGCTTTCAGGATCAGGAGCAACGCCTCGACGGCTTGCGCCGTTTCTTCGCCAACTCCGAATCGGTGTCCCGCGCTGAATTCGACGGTTATACCCACCCTTTATTGCTGCGTACCCAGGCCTATTCGTTTGCGCTGCGGGTCAGTGCTGCCGAGCGCGACGCTTTTGAGCAGCGCGTGCGCGAGGAGGGGCTGAGCACCTTTACCATTCGTGAACTCAATGCGCAGGGCGAGCTGCAACTGGCCGGCGTGCGTGATGAATACGTGCCCGTGCTGTTCAGCCAGACACAAAGTCGCCTCGGCTCGCCTTTGGGCTATGACTTGCTGGCCCAACCGCTGCGTCGGGACACGCTTCAGCGCGCTGACAAGCGCGGTGGTCTGGCGGTGTCGCAACCGATGCATCTGGTGAGTATCGAGCCGTCCTACGCACGTGGAGTGCTTTTGGTTGCTCCGGTGATGCGGGGTGGCCAGCAGAAGCCGTTCGGCTATGTGATGGCGGTGATCAGCATGCGTCAGTTGCTGGCCGATGGCTTGCCGGATGCATTTCATGACTACCTGTCAGTGCGCATTCTCGATTTGTCGACCAATGATCAGCACGAGGTCTTGTTCGAATCCAGCAATGAGCCAGCGCTGAGTGATCTGGCGGCGACGCGGCTGGTGCGCATGGCCGATCATGACTACCAGGTCGATATCGCGCCCAGCGAAGCCTTCATGCAAGCCAATCACTCGTCGGTCGGCAGCGTGATCATTCTCGGCGGCTTGCTGAGTCTGCTGCTCAGCGCGTTGCTCTATGTGCTGGTCAGCCAACGCCAGCGCGCCTTGCGCCTGGTCGAGTTGCGCACGCAGGAGCTGCACGAGCGTGAGCAGGAATTGCGCGGTACCCACGGTCAATTGCGCGGGGTGCTGAACGCCGCGACTCAAGTCGCGATCATCGCCACCGATTTGCGCGGGGTAATCAATACCTTCAATCCCGGCGCCGAACAGATGCTCGGCTACAGCAGCGCCGATGTCGTTGGCCACATGACCCTGGAAAATCTGCACCTGCCACGGGAGTTGACGACACGCTCCGCAGAGTTGAGTGCGCGCTACGGCAAGAGCATCCCGACCTGCCACGCGATGCTGGTCGAGGGCGGGGAAGTCGGTGGTCACGAAGCGCGCGAATGGACGCTGGTGCGCAGTGATGGCAGCCATCTTCCGGTGAACATGCTCGCCACCCCGGTCCTTGATGAGCAGGGCCTGTGGGTCGGGCATCTGGCGATATGCATCGACATCACCGAGCGCAAGCGCGTCCACGAGGCCCTGGCGGCGCGGGATGTGCTGCTGAAGAAACTCAGCGCTCACGTGCCCGGCGGCATTTACCAGTTCAAGATGGAATTCGACGGGCGCTTCAGCGTGATCTACGCCAGCGACGGCATCCGCGAGATCTACGAGCTGGAGCCGGACGTGCTGTTGCTCAACGCCGAAGCGATCTTTACCCGTATTCATCCGCAGGACATCACCCGCGTGCGCACCTCGATTCGGGCGTCGGCCGACAACCTCAGCCCGTGGCGCGAGGAATACCGCGTGCAATTGCCCGAGCGCGGTCTGCGCTGGGTGCGCGGCGAGGCGACGCCGGAGGAACTGCCCGGCGGCGGCGTGCTGTGGCATGGCTATATTTCGGATATTTCCGATCTGAAGCGCGTCGAGGAAGAACTGCGCGCGCTGTCAGTCACCGATTCGCTGACCGGGATTCATAACCGTCGCTACTTTCAGGAGCGCCTGACCACGGAAATGGCCCGGGTCGAACGGGGTGGCGGCGAGTTGTCGGTGATCATGCTCGACATCGACCACTTCAAACGCATCAACGACCAGTACGGCCATGCTGTGGGCGACCGGGTGCTGCAAGCAGTGTGCGAGCGCATTGGCCATCGTCTGCGGCGTACCGATGTGTTCTGTCGTCTGGGCGGCGAGGAATTCATGGTGTTGTGCCCGGACATCGACGGCGAGCATGCGCACATGCTGGCGGTGGAATTGTGGCAAGGGCTGCGCGGTGCGCCGGTGGATGTGGTCGGCGTGGTCACTGCGAGTTTCGGCATCGCCAGTTGGCGACCGGGGGAGGGCGCGGATTCACTGCTGCTGCGCGCGGACTCGGGCGTGTACGCGGCCAAACAGGGCGGGCGGGATCGGGTTGAACAGATGAGCTAA
- a CDS encoding GntR family transcriptional regulator has translation MNEQLQPLKKQPRAGKAGRSGTQDDIVYAHIFEAILEQRLAPGTKLSEEALGEIFGVSRTIIRRALSRLAHEGVVLLRPNRGAVVASPSVEEARQVFMARRLVERAITELAVLHATAEQIAELRQMVNDERDSFSRGDRGAGIRLSGEFHLKLAEAAKNAPLISFQRSLVSQTSLIIAQYESGNRSHCSYDEHTQLIDAIEKRDGELAVNLMMHHMDHIDSKLNLDEEGASDDLHAVFSHLLQTKKPGRPAAKL, from the coding sequence ATGAACGAACAGTTGCAACCCCTCAAGAAACAACCGCGAGCAGGCAAAGCCGGCCGTAGCGGAACCCAGGACGATATTGTCTACGCGCATATCTTCGAGGCCATCCTCGAACAGCGTCTGGCGCCCGGCACCAAGTTGAGCGAAGAAGCGCTGGGGGAAATTTTCGGGGTCAGCCGCACCATCATTCGCCGCGCCCTGTCGCGTCTGGCCCATGAAGGCGTCGTGCTGTTGCGGCCGAACCGTGGCGCCGTCGTTGCCAGCCCGAGCGTTGAAGAAGCGCGCCAGGTGTTCATGGCCCGCCGTCTGGTCGAGCGCGCGATCACTGAACTGGCCGTGCTGCACGCCACCGCCGAACAGATCGCCGAACTGCGTCAGATGGTCAACGATGAGCGCGACAGTTTCTCGCGCGGTGATCGTGGCGCCGGCATTCGTCTGTCGGGTGAGTTTCACCTGAAACTCGCCGAAGCGGCGAAAAACGCCCCTTTGATCAGCTTCCAGCGCAGCCTGGTTTCGCAGACTTCGCTGATCATCGCCCAGTATGAAAGCGGCAACCGCTCGCATTGTTCCTATGACGAGCACACCCAGTTGATCGACGCGATCGAGAAGCGCGACGGCGAGCTGGCAGTGAACCTGATGATGCATCACATGGATCACATCGACAGCAAGCTCAACCTCGATGAGGAAGGGGCGTCGGACGATCTGCATGCGGTGTTCTCGCATTTGTTGCAGACCAAGAAGCCGGGGCGCCCTGCGGCCAAGCTTTAA
- the xdhB gene encoding xanthine dehydrogenase molybdopterin binding subunit codes for MSNHHGVEKTQAELAELFARDLTTGVGRSVKHDSAAKHVSGEAQYIDDRLEFPNQLHLYARMSDRAHAKIISIDTKPCYAFEGVRIAITHEDVPGLKDIGPLMPGDPLLAIDDVQFVGQPVLAVAAKDLETARKAAMAAIIEYEDLEPVLDVVEALRKRHFVLDSHTHQRGDSVSALATAEHRIQGTLHIGGQEHFYLETQISSVMPTEDGGMIVYCSTQNPTEVQKLVAEVLDVSMNKIVVDMRRMGGGFGGKETQAASPACLCAVVAHLTGQPTKMRLPRVEDMLMTGKRHPFYVEYDVGFDSTGRLHGINMDLAGNCGCSPDLSASIVDRAMFHSDNSYYLGDATIHGHRCKTNTASNTAYRGFGGPQGMVAIEEVMDAIARHLNLDPLAVRKANYYGKTERNVTHYYQTVEHNMLEEMTAELEESSQYHERREAIRRYNANSPILKKGLALTPVKFGISFTASFLNQAGALIHIYTDGSIHLNHGGTEMGQGLNTKVAQVVAEVFQVEIDRVQITATNTDKVPNTSPTAASSGADLNGKAAQNAAEIIKKRLIEFAARHYKVSDEDVEFHNGHVRVRDHILTFEALIQQAYFNQVSLSSTGFYKTPKIFYDRSQARGRPFYYFAFGAACCEVIVDTLTGEYKMLRTDILHDVGASLNPSIDIGQVEGGFIQGMGWLTMEELVWNNKGKLMTNGPASYKIPAVADMPLDLRVKLVENRKNPEDTVFHSKAVGEPPFMLGIASWCAIKDAVASLGDYKHQPQIDAPATPERVLWGCEQMRQLKTVKAVEAETELAPL; via the coding sequence ATGTCTAATCATCACGGCGTAGAAAAAACCCAAGCTGAACTGGCCGAGTTGTTCGCCAGGGATCTGACCACCGGTGTCGGCCGCAGCGTCAAGCATGACAGCGCCGCCAAGCATGTGTCCGGTGAAGCGCAGTACATCGATGATCGCCTGGAATTTCCGAACCAGTTGCACCTGTACGCACGCATGTCGGACCGTGCCCACGCGAAAATCATCAGCATCGACACCAAGCCCTGCTACGCCTTCGAAGGCGTGCGCATCGCGATCACCCACGAAGACGTCCCCGGCCTGAAAGACATCGGTCCGCTGATGCCCGGCGATCCGCTGCTGGCCATCGACGACGTACAGTTTGTCGGTCAGCCGGTGCTGGCCGTTGCTGCGAAAGATCTGGAAACCGCACGCAAGGCCGCCATGGCCGCGATCATCGAATATGAAGATCTGGAGCCGGTGCTCGACGTGGTCGAAGCGCTGCGCAAACGCCACTTCGTGCTCGACAGCCACACTCACCAGCGCGGCGATTCCGTCTCGGCACTGGCGACGGCTGAACACCGCATTCAGGGCACGCTGCACATCGGCGGTCAGGAACACTTTTACCTGGAGACGCAAATCTCCTCGGTGATGCCGACCGAAGACGGCGGCATGATCGTCTACTGCTCGACACAGAACCCGACCGAGGTACAAAAACTGGTCGCCGAAGTGCTCGACGTGTCGATGAACAAAATCGTCGTCGACATGCGCCGCATGGGCGGTGGGTTCGGCGGCAAGGAAACTCAGGCCGCCAGCCCGGCGTGCCTGTGCGCCGTGGTCGCGCACCTCACTGGTCAGCCGACCAAGATGCGCCTGCCACGCGTCGAAGACATGCTGATGACCGGCAAGCGTCACCCGTTTTATGTCGAGTACGACGTCGGCTTCGACAGCACCGGGCGCCTGCACGGGATCAATATGGATCTGGCCGGCAACTGCGGCTGCTCGCCGGACTTGTCCGCCTCGATCGTTGACCGGGCGATGTTCCACTCGGACAACTCGTATTACCTGGGCGATGCGACCATCCACGGTCACCGCTGCAAGACCAACACCGCGTCGAACACCGCTTACCGTGGTTTCGGTGGCCCGCAAGGCATGGTCGCGATCGAAGAAGTGATGGACGCGATTGCCCGTCACCTCAACCTCGATCCGCTCGCCGTGCGCAAGGCCAACTACTACGGCAAGACCGAGCGCAACGTCACCCATTACTACCAGACCGTCGAGCACAACATGCTCGAAGAGATGACCGCCGAGCTGGAAGAAAGCAGCCAGTATCACGAGCGCCGCGAAGCGATCCGTCGCTACAACGCCAACAGCCCGATTCTGAAAAAAGGTCTGGCGCTGACGCCGGTGAAATTCGGTATTTCCTTTACCGCGAGCTTCTTGAACCAGGCCGGTGCGCTGATCCATATCTACACCGACGGCAGCATCCACCTGAACCATGGCGGCACGGAAATGGGCCAGGGTTTGAACACCAAGGTCGCGCAGGTCGTGGCCGAAGTGTTTCAGGTCGAAATCGACCGTGTGCAGATCACTGCGACCAACACCGACAAAGTGCCGAACACCTCGCCAACCGCCGCCTCCAGCGGTGCTGACTTGAACGGCAAAGCGGCGCAGAACGCGGCGGAAATCATCAAGAAACGCCTGATCGAATTCGCTGCGCGCCATTACAAGGTCAGCGACGAAGACGTCGAATTCCACAACGGTCATGTGCGCGTGCGCGACCACATCCTGACCTTTGAAGCGCTGATCCAGCAGGCGTATTTCAATCAGGTGTCGCTGTCGAGCACCGGTTTCTACAAGACCCCGAAAATCTTCTACGACCGCAGCCAGGCCCGTGGCCGTCCGTTCTACTACTTCGCCTTCGGCGCGGCGTGCTGCGAAGTGATCGTCGACACGTTGACCGGCGAATACAAAATGCTGCGTACCGACATTCTTCACGACGTCGGCGCCTCACTGAACCCGTCCATCGACATCGGTCAGGTCGAGGGCGGTTTCATCCAGGGCATGGGCTGGCTGACCATGGAAGAGCTGGTCTGGAACAACAAAGGCAAGCTGATGACCAACGGCCCGGCCAGCTACAAGATCCCGGCCGTGGCGGACATGCCGCTCGACCTGCGGGTGAAGCTGGTGGAAAACCGCAAGAACCCGGAAGACACGGTGTTCCATTCCAAGGCTGTCGGGGAGCCGCCGTTCATGCTCGGGATTGCGTCTTGGTGCGCGATCAAGGATGCGGTGGCGAGTCTGGGTGACTATAAGCATCAGCCGCAGATCGATGCGCCGGCGACGCCGGAGCGGGTGTTGTGGGGATGCGAACAGATGCGCCAGCTCAAAACCGTGAAAGCGGTCGAGGCTGAAACCGAGCTGGCTCCGCTCTAG
- a CDS encoding YggL family protein, which produces MATNRSQRLRKKLCVDEFQELGFELNLDFKEDLSDEAIDAFLEAFIKEAMEANGLGYVGGDDFGLVCLQKRGSVNEEQRAAVEAWLKNRSELTKAEISPLLDVWYPEKPINAAK; this is translated from the coding sequence ATGGCGACTAACCGTTCCCAGCGTCTGCGCAAAAAACTGTGCGTTGATGAATTCCAAGAGCTGGGTTTCGAACTGAACCTGGACTTCAAAGAAGACTTGTCTGATGAAGCCATTGACGCTTTCCTCGAAGCCTTCATCAAAGAAGCCATGGAAGCCAATGGTCTGGGTTATGTTGGCGGCGACGACTTCGGTCTGGTTTGCCTGCAGAAGCGTGGCTCGGTCAACGAAGAGCAGCGCGCTGCCGTTGAAGCCTGGCTGAAAAACCGTTCCGAGCTGACCAAGGCTGAAATCAGCCCGCTGCTGGACGTTTGGTATCCGGAAAAGCCGATCAACGCGGCTAAGTGA
- the xdhC gene encoding xanthine dehydrogenase accessory protein XdhC, with protein sequence MYNWIDALADLQNQGEPCVLVTIIEELGSTPRNAGSKMVVSARQTFDTIGGGHLEYKAMQIAREMLASGKQDTHLERFSLGASLGQCCGGATVLLFEPMGQVQAQIAVFGAGHVGRALVPLLAGLPCRVRWIDSREEEFPEQIPHGVRKIVAEEPVDEIDDLPVGSYCIVMTHNHQLDLELTAAILKRNDFTWFGLIGSKTKRAKFEHRLRDRGFDASVVQRMRCPMGISEVKGKLPVEIAISIAGEIIATYNANFGQHTASAEPIAKLLPVSRRSEAAKLKASN encoded by the coding sequence ATGTACAACTGGATCGACGCCCTCGCCGACCTGCAGAATCAGGGCGAACCCTGCGTTCTGGTGACGATCATCGAAGAACTCGGCTCGACGCCACGCAACGCCGGCTCGAAAATGGTCGTCAGCGCCCGCCAGACCTTCGACACCATCGGTGGCGGACACCTGGAATACAAAGCCATGCAGATCGCTCGCGAGATGCTCGCCAGCGGCAAGCAGGACACCCATCTGGAGCGCTTCAGCCTCGGCGCCAGCCTGGGCCAGTGCTGCGGCGGCGCCACCGTGTTGCTGTTCGAACCGATGGGCCAGGTGCAGGCGCAGATCGCCGTGTTCGGTGCCGGCCATGTCGGCCGCGCCCTGGTGCCACTGCTCGCCGGCCTGCCCTGCCGGGTACGCTGGATCGATTCGCGGGAAGAGGAATTCCCCGAACAGATTCCTCACGGCGTGCGTAAAATCGTCGCCGAAGAGCCTGTGGATGAAATCGACGACCTGCCCGTTGGCAGCTACTGCATCGTCATGACCCACAATCATCAGCTTGATCTGGAGCTGACCGCCGCGATTCTCAAGCGCAACGATTTCACCTGGTTCGGCCTGATCGGCTCGAAGACCAAACGCGCCAAATTCGAACACCGTTTGCGTGATCGCGGTTTCGACGCCAGCGTCGTGCAACGCATGCGCTGCCCGATGGGCATCAGCGAAGTCAAAGGCAAATTGCCTGTGGAAATCGCCATCTCCATCGCCGGCGAAATCATCGCCACTTATAACGCCAATTTCGGCCAGCACACCGCCAGCGCCGAACCGATTGCCAAACTGCTGCCCGTTTCGCGCCGCAGTGAAGCCGCCAAACTCAAAGCCTCAAATTGA
- the guaD gene encoding guanine deaminase, with product MPLTRKAYRAAILHSIADPAEVGIEASYEYFEDGLLVVDDGKISALGHASELLPTLPADIEIEHYQDALITPGFIDTHIHLPQTGMVGAYGEQLLDWLNTYTFPCESQFGDKKHADDVADIFIKELLRNGTTTALVFGSVHPQSVNSFFEAAEKLDLRMIAGKVMMDRNAPDYLTDTAESSYVESKALIERWHGKGRLHYAVTPRFAPTSTPEQLTLAGQLLTEYPDLYMQTHISENLKEIEWVKELFPERKGYLDVYDHYKLLGERSVFAHGVHLCDDECARLAETGSAISFCPTSNLFLGSGLFNLPMAEKHKVNVGLGTDVGGGTSFSLLQTLNEAYKVMQLQGARLSPFKSLYLATLGGARALRLEEKIGNLQPGSDADFLVLDYNATPLLSYRLKQANNIAETLFVLMTLGDDRTVQQTYAAGALVHQR from the coding sequence ATGCCTCTGACTCGCAAAGCCTACCGCGCCGCCATCCTGCACAGCATTGCCGACCCTGCCGAAGTGGGGATCGAAGCCTCCTACGAATATTTCGAGGACGGCCTGCTGGTGGTCGATGACGGCAAGATCAGCGCCCTCGGGCACGCCAGCGAACTGCTGCCGACGCTGCCGGCGGACATCGAAATCGAGCATTACCAGGATGCGCTGATCACCCCGGGCTTCATCGACACCCACATCCACCTGCCGCAAACCGGCATGGTCGGCGCCTATGGCGAGCAACTGCTGGACTGGCTGAACACCTACACCTTCCCGTGCGAAAGTCAGTTCGGCGACAAGAAGCACGCCGACGATGTCGCGGATATTTTCATCAAGGAACTGCTGCGCAACGGCACCACCACTGCGCTGGTGTTCGGCAGCGTGCACCCGCAATCGGTGAACTCGTTCTTTGAGGCGGCCGAGAAGCTTGATCTGCGGATGATCGCCGGCAAGGTGATGATGGACCGCAATGCGCCGGACTATCTGACCGACACCGCCGAGTCCAGCTACGTCGAGAGCAAGGCGCTGATCGAGCGTTGGCACGGCAAGGGTCGTCTGCACTACGCGGTCACCCCGCGCTTCGCACCGACCAGCACCCCGGAACAACTGACCCTCGCCGGGCAACTGCTGACGGAATATCCGGATCTGTACATGCAGACCCACATCAGCGAAAACCTCAAGGAAATCGAGTGGGTCAAGGAGCTGTTCCCGGAACGCAAGGGCTACCTCGACGTTTACGACCACTACAAGTTGCTCGGCGAGCGCTCGGTATTCGCCCACGGCGTGCACCTGTGCGATGACGAATGTGCGCGGTTGGCGGAGACCGGGTCGGCCATTTCGTTCTGCCCGACTTCGAACCTCTTCCTCGGCAGCGGATTGTTCAATCTGCCGATGGCCGAGAAGCACAAAGTGAATGTCGGCCTGGGTACTGACGTCGGTGGCGGCACCAGTTTCTCGCTGCTGCAGACGCTGAACGAAGCGTACAAAGTGATGCAGTTGCAGGGTGCGCGCCTGAGTCCGTTCAAGTCACTGTATCTGGCGACGCTGGGCGGTGCACGAGCGCTGCGTCTGGAAGAAAAGATCGGCAACCTGCAACCGGGTTCCGACGCTGACTTCCTGGTGCTGGATTACAACGCCACGCCGCTGCTGAGCTATCGCTTGAAGCAGGCCAACAACATAGCCGAGACGTTGTTTGTGTTGATGACGCTGGGGGATGACCGCACGGTGCAGCAGACTTATGCGGCGGGTGCGTTGGTGCATCAGCGCTGA
- a CDS encoding benzoate/H(+) symporter BenE family transporter, with the protein MNDATHTQLRPLSDTSPSAIVAGFIAMMTGYTSSLVLMFQAGQAAGLTSGQISSWIWAISIGMAVCSIGLSLRYRTPITIAWSTPGAALLITSLGGVSYGEAIGAYITCAVLVTICGLTGSFERLVKKIPASLAAALLAGILFKIGSEIFVAAQHRTGLVLGMFFTYLVVKRLSPRYAVLAALLIGTALSGIMGLLDFNGFHLEVATPVWTTPHFSLAATISIGIPLFVVAMTSQNMPGIAVLRADGYNVPASPLITTTGIASLLLAPFGSHGINLAAISAAICTGPHAHEDRNKRYTAAVWCGIFYGIAGVFGATLAALFAALPKELVLSIAALALFGSIINGLSIAMTEVKEREAALITFMVTASGLTLFSIGSAFWGIVAGVLTLLILNWRKAQA; encoded by the coding sequence ATGAACGACGCCACGCACACTCAACTGCGTCCCCTTTCCGACACATCACCTTCGGCCATCGTCGCCGGTTTCATTGCGATGATGACCGGCTACACCAGTTCACTGGTGCTGATGTTCCAGGCCGGGCAAGCGGCGGGCCTGACCAGCGGGCAGATTTCCTCGTGGATCTGGGCGATTTCGATCGGCATGGCGGTGTGCTCGATCGGCCTGTCGCTGCGCTATCGCACGCCCATCACCATCGCCTGGTCGACGCCCGGCGCGGCACTGCTCATCACCAGCCTCGGCGGCGTCAGTTACGGCGAAGCCATCGGTGCTTACATCACCTGCGCCGTGCTGGTGACGATCTGCGGGTTGACCGGCAGTTTCGAACGCTTGGTGAAAAAGATCCCGGCATCACTGGCAGCGGCATTGCTGGCGGGGATTCTGTTCAAGATCGGCAGTGAAATCTTCGTCGCCGCGCAACACCGCACCGGTCTGGTGCTGGGGATGTTCTTCACTTATCTAGTGGTCAAACGCCTGTCGCCGCGTTATGCGGTGCTCGCTGCACTGCTGATCGGCACTGCGCTGTCGGGCATCATGGGCCTGCTGGATTTCAACGGTTTCCACCTGGAAGTGGCGACACCGGTGTGGACCACTCCGCACTTCTCGCTGGCGGCGACCATCAGCATCGGCATTCCGCTGTTCGTGGTGGCGATGACTTCGCAGAACATGCCCGGCATCGCCGTACTGCGCGCCGACGGTTACAACGTCCCGGCTTCGCCGCTGATCACCACCACCGGCATCGCCTCGCTGCTGCTGGCGCCGTTCGGCTCTCACGGCATCAACCTGGCCGCCATCAGCGCCGCCATCTGCACCGGGCCGCACGCCCATGAAGATCGCAACAAACGTTACACCGCAGCGGTTTGGTGCGGGATTTTCTACGGGATTGCCGGGGTGTTCGGCGCCACATTGGCGGCGCTGTTTGCCGCGTTGCCGAAGGAGCTGGTGCTGTCGATTGCCGCGCTGGCGCTGTTTGGTTCGATCATCAATGGCTTGAGCATTGCCATGACCGAAGTGAAGGAGCGCGAAGCGGCGCTGATTACCTTTATGGTGACGGCTTCGGGGTTGACGCTGTTTTCGATTGGTTCGGCGTTCTGGGGGATTGTCGCGGGGGTTTTGACGCTGCTGATTCTGAACTGGCGTAAAGCGCAGGCATAA